The following proteins come from a genomic window of Miscanthus floridulus cultivar M001 chromosome 2, ASM1932011v1, whole genome shotgun sequence:
- the LOC136535846 gene encoding expansin-B7-like, with translation MAVLCWSSSLSSRAVAAALLCLLVAHGSNCAKHNNGGGGSGGKSHKQGGRGGHAAHAHAAPTPSPSPPPAAPPGGAAGTVPPVYPTPTTTNPPPASNGSSGGWLNARATWYGAPNGAGPDDNGGACGFKDVNMPPFSAMTSCGNEPLFKDGKGCGSCYQIRCKAHPACSGVPETVIITDMNYYPVAPYHFDLSGTAFGAMAKDDRNDELRHAGIIDIQFKRVPCQYPGLTVTFHVERGSNPNYLAVLVEYENGDGDVVQVDLMESRPDDGEPTGVWEPMRESWGSIWRMDTRRPLQGPFSLRVTNESGKTLVADQVIPADWQPDNVYSSIVQFD, from the exons ATGGCGGTACTGTGTTGGtcgtcgtccttgtcctcccgcGCCGTGGCTGCTGCGCTGCTGTGCCTGCTGGTGGCTCACGGCAGCAATTGCGCCAAGCACAACAATGGTGGTGGTGGTTCCGGCGGCAAGAGCCACAAGCAGGGCGGACGAGGAGGCCATGCCGCCCATGCCCATGCCGCCCCGACCccgtctccttctcctccgcCGGCGGCTCCACCTGGTGGTGCTGCTGGTACAGTCCCGCCCGTGTACCCGACCCCGACGACGACGAACCCTCCGCCGGCAAGCAACGGCAGTAGTGGTGGGTGGTTGAACGCCCGTGCGACATGGTACGGCGCCCCCAACGGGGCGGGGCCCGACGACAACGGCGGCGCGTGCGGCTTCAAGGACGTGAACATGCCACCTTTCTCGGCGATGACGTCCTGCGGCAACGAGCCACTCTTCAAGGACGGCAAAGGATGCGGCTCCTGCTACCAG ATCCGTTGCAAGGCCCACCCTGCGTGCTCCGGCGTGCCGGAGACGGTGATCATCACGGACATGAACTACTACCCCGTGGCCCCCTACCACTTCGACCTCAGCGGCACCGCCTTCGGAGCCATGGCAAAAGACGACCGCAACGACGAGCTGCGGCACGCCGGCATCATCGACATCCAGTTCAAGAG GGTTCCGTGCCAGTACCCTGGGCTCACGGTGACCTTCCACGTCGAGCGCGGGTCCAACCCCAACTACCTGGCGGTGCTGGTGGAGTACGagaacggcgacggcgacgtGGTCCAggtggacctcatggagtcccgccCCGACGACGGCGAGCCCACCGGCGTGTGGGAGCCCATGCGCGAGTCCTGGGGCTCCATCTGGAGGATGGACACACGCAGGCCGCTGCAGGGGCCCTTCTCGCTGCGCGTCACCAACGAGTCC